A single region of the Nocardioides sp. W7 genome encodes:
- a CDS encoding glycosyltransferase: MIGYYVHHHGSGHVHRATAMATLAAARGRVVTGLSSLPRPTDWPGPWVLLPRDDDEECSVRPTANGRLHWVPVGDAGLLGRTAAVSAWIAATRPACVIVDVSIEVTLLVRLHGVPVVAVVLPGSRGDLAHRFGLGAADALVGLWPPEATGMLSDVPDDVHARLQPVGALSRFDIRPSGRRRPGPGRVVALSGTGGDDPDEERLDRARRQTPEWGWTALSARSGTWVDDPSGVLADADVVVTHAGQNALAEVAALRRPAVVVPQARPHDEQLTTARALATGGWPAVVEETWPEDGWSARLTRAAALDGSRWAGWCDGHAAERFWSVVDSVAREVVSA; encoded by the coding sequence ATGATCGGCTACTACGTCCACCACCACGGCAGCGGGCACGTGCACCGGGCAACGGCGATGGCGACGCTCGCCGCCGCCCGCGGCCGGGTCGTCACCGGGCTGTCCTCACTCCCGCGGCCCACGGACTGGCCCGGTCCGTGGGTGCTGCTGCCCCGCGACGACGACGAGGAGTGCAGCGTCCGCCCCACCGCGAACGGCCGGCTGCACTGGGTCCCGGTCGGCGATGCCGGGCTGCTCGGGCGGACGGCCGCCGTCTCGGCCTGGATCGCCGCCACCCGGCCGGCCTGCGTGATCGTCGACGTCTCGATCGAGGTCACCCTCCTGGTCCGGCTGCACGGCGTGCCCGTCGTGGCCGTGGTCCTGCCGGGCTCGCGCGGCGACCTGGCCCACCGGTTCGGACTCGGCGCCGCCGACGCCCTCGTCGGACTCTGGCCGCCCGAGGCCACCGGCATGCTCAGCGACGTGCCCGACGACGTCCACGCCCGGCTGCAGCCCGTGGGCGCGCTGAGCCGCTTCGACATCCGGCCGTCCGGCCGCAGGCGACCCGGGCCCGGGAGGGTGGTCGCCCTCAGCGGCACCGGGGGCGACGACCCCGACGAGGAGCGGCTGGACCGCGCCCGCCGCCAGACTCCGGAATGGGGGTGGACCGCGCTCAGCGCCCGGTCCGGGACCTGGGTCGACGACCCGTCCGGCGTGCTCGCCGACGCCGACGTCGTCGTCACCCACGCCGGGCAGAACGCGCTGGCGGAGGTGGCGGCCCTGCGGCGGCCCGCGGTCGTCGTACCCCAGGCCCGGCCGCACGACGAGCAGCTGACGACGGCCCGGGCCCTGGCCACGGGCGGCTGGCCCGCCGTCGTCGAGGAGACCTGGCCCGAGGACGGCTGGTCGGCGCGGCTGACCCGTGCCGCCGCCCTCGACGGGAGCCGCTGGGCCGGCTGGTGCGACGGCCACGCCGCGGAGCGGTTCTGGTCGGTCGTCGACTCGGTCGCCCGGGAGGTGGTGAGCGCGTGA
- a CDS encoding galactosyltransferase-related protein, giving the protein MSGPRVAVVTLVHGRRGHLDAQHRSLAAGSRRPDDYVVVAMDDPAVRSVELDGLRRRIVRVRNDPGGLPLARARNRGVRTALDSGAEVVVCLDVDCLAGGTLVASYAERATAHPRTVWQGPVTYLPPPPAGGYRLDGLDGLDEPHPGRPAPAAGQQVWGADPDLFWSLSFAMSASAWQVSGGFCPEYVGYGGEDTDFGHTLVTRGLELAWDGSARAYHQHHPVSRPPTEHLDDILRNATLFHRRWGRWPMTGWLEEFERLGLATFREGRWTRVRQTASG; this is encoded by the coding sequence GTGAGCGGTCCGCGGGTCGCGGTCGTCACCCTGGTCCACGGACGCCGGGGTCACCTGGACGCCCAGCACCGGTCCCTGGCCGCCGGGTCACGCCGTCCCGACGACTACGTCGTCGTCGCCATGGACGACCCGGCGGTCCGCTCCGTCGAGCTCGACGGCCTGCGCCGCCGGATCGTGCGGGTGCGCAACGACCCGGGCGGGCTGCCGCTGGCCCGCGCCCGCAACCGAGGCGTCCGCACCGCGCTGGACTCCGGCGCCGAGGTCGTCGTCTGCCTCGACGTGGACTGCCTCGCGGGCGGCACCCTGGTGGCGTCGTACGCCGAACGAGCGACGGCCCACCCCCGGACGGTCTGGCAGGGGCCGGTCACGTACCTGCCCCCGCCGCCGGCCGGTGGCTACCGGCTCGACGGGCTCGACGGGCTCGACGAACCCCATCCCGGCCGGCCCGCCCCCGCTGCGGGGCAACAGGTGTGGGGAGCCGACCCGGACCTGTTCTGGTCGCTGTCCTTCGCGATGTCGGCGAGCGCCTGGCAGGTGTCCGGAGGCTTCTGCCCCGAGTACGTCGGGTACGGCGGCGAGGACACCGACTTCGGCCACACCCTGGTGACCCGGGGGCTCGAGCTGGCCTGGGACGGGTCGGCGCGCGCCTACCACCAGCACCACCCGGTCTCGCGGCCCCCGACCGAGCACCTCGACGACATCCTCCGCAACGCGACGCTCTTCCACCGCCGGTGGGGACGGTGGCCGATGACCGGCTGGCTCGAGGAGTTCGAGCGGCTCGGCCTGGCGACCTTCCGGGAGGGCCGATGGACCCGGGTCAGGCAGACCGCATCCGGCTAG
- a CDS encoding glycosyltransferase family 4 protein, producing the protein MSLVRPLRICLVASTRFPIREPFAGGLEALTHALAAELGRRGHQVTLFAAPGSDPELHVDELPVPAFEPSLAARRDVNAPPVRWMAEHHAYLGLMLGLAQDPGRFDLVHNHSLHHLPVAMAPSLSTPLVTTLHTPPLPWLESAASLARESVVFTAVSTSTAAAWAHAVRSTPILNGVDVHRWLPGPGGGPAVWSGRLVREKAPHEAIDAARDAGMPLVLAGPTPDEAYFEAEIAPRLGPTAVHVGHLDHGALARLLGRASVALVTPAWDEPYGLVAAEAMACGTPVAAYARGALPEIVTADTGALARPGDPADLARAIGVARSCDRAVVRRHAEEHCSLTRMVDDYERLYASLVSVDAAA; encoded by the coding sequence GTGAGCCTGGTCCGTCCACTCCGCATCTGCCTGGTCGCCTCGACCCGTTTCCCGATCCGGGAGCCCTTCGCGGGCGGGCTCGAGGCACTGACCCACGCACTCGCCGCCGAGCTCGGCCGGCGCGGGCACCAGGTCACGCTCTTCGCGGCACCCGGCTCCGACCCGGAGCTGCACGTCGACGAGCTCCCGGTGCCGGCCTTCGAGCCGAGCCTCGCGGCCCGGCGCGACGTCAACGCGCCACCGGTCCGGTGGATGGCCGAGCACCACGCCTATCTCGGGCTGATGCTCGGGCTCGCCCAGGATCCGGGTCGCTTCGACCTGGTCCACAACCACAGCCTCCACCACCTCCCGGTCGCGATGGCGCCGTCCCTGTCGACGCCGTTGGTCACCACCCTGCACACCCCGCCGCTCCCGTGGCTGGAGTCGGCCGCCTCGCTCGCCCGGGAATCGGTGGTCTTCACCGCTGTCAGCACCAGTACGGCCGCGGCGTGGGCGCACGCCGTGCGCAGCACGCCGATCCTGAACGGGGTCGACGTGCACCGCTGGCTGCCCGGTCCGGGAGGCGGGCCCGCCGTCTGGTCCGGGCGCCTGGTGCGGGAGAAGGCCCCGCACGAGGCGATCGACGCGGCGCGGGACGCCGGCATGCCGTTGGTGCTCGCCGGACCGACGCCGGACGAGGCGTACTTCGAGGCCGAGATCGCGCCCCGGCTCGGGCCCACGGCGGTGCACGTGGGACACCTGGACCACGGCGCGCTGGCCCGCCTGCTGGGCCGGGCGTCGGTGGCGCTGGTGACTCCGGCATGGGACGAGCCGTACGGCCTGGTCGCCGCCGAGGCGATGGCCTGCGGCACCCCTGTGGCCGCCTATGCCCGTGGCGCGCTGCCGGAGATCGTCACCGCCGACACCGGCGCGCTCGCCCGCCCGGGCGACCCGGCCGACCTGGCCCGCGCGATCGGGGTGGCCAGGTCCTGCGACCGCGCCGTCGTACGACGCCACGCCGAGGAGCACTGCTCGCTCACCCGGATGGTCGACGACTACGAGCGCCTCTACGCCTCCCTCGTCAGCGTGGACGCGGCCGCATGA